A single window of Podarcis raffonei isolate rPodRaf1 chromosome 9, rPodRaf1.pri, whole genome shotgun sequence DNA harbors:
- the PLRG1 gene encoding pleiotropic regulator 1 — protein sequence MVEEVQKHSVHTLVFRSLKRTHDMFVADNAKPVSLDDRSHKVKMAVKLRTEYGSVLHMPVLKENAREKGAHGVIDSYGHKQYLQNQGDDDEYLITGTHPYPPGPGVALTADTKIQRMPSESAAQSLAVALPPSQSKMESNRTASSVGDIYRHAGIPERSQPPGLTLAMMEAGGNKNSALMAKKAPTMPKPQWHPPWKLYRVISGHLGWVRCIAVEPGNQWFVTGSADRTIKIWDLASGKLKLSLTGHISTVRGVIVSGRSPYLFSCGEDKQVKCWDLEYNKVIRHYHGHLSAVYGLDLHPTIDVLVTCSRDSTARIWDVRTKASVHTLAGHTNAVATVKCQAAEPQIITGSHDTTIRLWDLVGGKTRVTLTNHKKSVRAVVLHPRQYTFASGSPDNIKQWKFPDGNFIQNLSGHSAIINTLAVNSDGVLVSGADNGTMHLWDWRTGYNFQRVHAAVQPGSLDSESGIFACAFDQSESRLLTAEADKTIKVYREDDTATEETHPVSWKPEIIKRKRF from the exons ATGGTGGAG GAAGTACAAAAGCACTCTGTGCATACCCTTGTTTTCCGATCTTTGAAAAGAACTCATGACATGTTTGTGGCTGACAATGCAAAACCAGTATCATTGGATGATAGGAG CCACAAAGTAAAGATGGCCGTTAAACTTCGTACAGAGTACGGTTCTGTGCTTCACATGCCTGTATTGAAAGAAAATGCTCGAGAGAAGGGTGCCCATGGTGTGATTGATTCTTATGGACATAAGCAGTATCTTCAGAATCAAG gtgatgatgatgaatattTGATAACAGGGACACATCCATATCCCCCTGGACCTG GAGTGGCTTTGACTGCAGACACTAAAATTCAGAGGATGCCTAGTGAATCAGCAGCTCAGTCATTAGCTGTGGCGTTGCCACCTTCTCAGTCCAA AATGGAATCAAATCGAACTGCTTCTAGTGTTGGTGATATATACAGACATGCTGGAATTCCTGAGCGCTCACAGCCTCCAGGTTTGACTCTG GCTATGATGGAAGCTGGTGGGAACAAAAATTCTGCATTAATGGCAAAGAAGGCTCCGACAATGCCAAAACCACAATGGCACCCCCCATGGAAGCTGTACAGA GTTATCAGTGGACACTTAGGTTGGGTGAGATGTATTGCAGTAGAACCAGGAAATCAGTGGTTTGTTACTGGCTCTGCTGACCGAACTATAAAG ATCTGGGACCTTGCTAGCGGCAAACTGAAACTATCTTTGACGGGGCATATTAGTACAGTTCGGGGTGTAATAGTGAGTGGACGGAGTCCATACCTTTTCTCTTGTGGAGAAGATAAACAGGTGAAATGCTGGGACCTTGAATATAATAAG GTTATTAGGCATTACCATGGCCACCTGAGTGCTGTGTATGGCTTGGATTTGCATCCAACAATAGATGTGCTTGTAACATGTAGCAGAGATTCAACTGCACGT ATTTGGGATGTGAGGACAAAAGCGAGCGTGCATACATTGGCAGGACACACAAATGCTGTGGCGACAGTGAAGTGTCAAGCGGCAGAACCACAGATCATCACAG GAAGTCATGATACCACTATACGACTCTGGGACTTAGTGGGAGGAAAAACACGGGTCACTTTAACCAATCACAAGAAATCAGTAAGAGCAGTAGTACTGCACCCAAGACA GTACACGTTTGCATCTGGGTCGCCGGATAACATCAAACAGTGGAAATTCCCTGATGGAAACTTTATCCAGAATCTTTCTGGTCACAGTGCTATTATCAATACACTAGCTGTGAATTCAGATGGAGTTCTGGTTTCTGGAG CTGACAATGGTACGATGCATCTTTGGGACTGGAGAACTGGGTATAACTTCCAGAGAGTGCATGCGGCTGTTCAGCCTGGATCATTGGACAGCGAATCTGGAATATTTGCGTGTGCATTTGATCAGTCTGAAAGCAGGCTGCTTACTGCTGAAGCCGATAAAACCATTAAAGTCTACAGAGAAGATGATACTGCG ACTGAAGAAACTCATCCTGTCAGCTGGAAACCAGAAATCATCAAGCGAAAACGATTTTAA
- the FGB gene encoding fibrinogen beta chain, producing the protein MLPQPKIMKLLLLFLLSVVVIVKSQAAVDYDDEEEVTTTAAPVDGDGVDARGHRPLNKKREPYPTLRPAPLPPSSGFRYRARPTKPPVAGRKREQIVFPDHGGCKHMSEELGVLCPTGCELRTALLKQERTVKPTVQDLTDKVQKLEQSTSTIYSYTHLLDERLAKKQKQILDNQNVISQYNKEVEEHYTFIKDNLDNNIPTNLRLLRSVVDSLQKKIQELQKTVTSQLQDCRSPCTVSCNIPVVSGKECEDIIRKGGETSEMYLVQPDPFFKPYRVYCDMKTDNGGWLLIQNRQDGSVNFGRTWDSYKKGFGNVASSGGKNYCDTPGEYWLGNDKISQLTKMGPTELLIELEDWNGDKVKAHYGGFSIQGEANKYQLSVSNYRGTAGNALLEGASQLYGENRTMTIHNSMFFSTFDRDNDGWPNPDPKKQCSKEDGGGWWYNRCHSANPNGRYYWGGHYTSEMAKHGTDDGIVWMNWKGSWHSLKKASMKIRPIIQE; encoded by the exons ATGCTCCCGCAACCCAAAATCATGAAACTACTGTTGCTGTTTCTCCTTTCTGTTGTTGTCATCGTTAAATCCCAGGCTGCTGTTGACTATGATGATGAAGAGGAG GTAACCACAACCGCAGCTCCG GTTGACGGCGATGGAGTAGATGCACGAGGTCACAGGCCACTGAACAAAAAACGGGAGCCATATCCAACTCTCCgcccagctcctcttcctcccagtaGTGGCTTTCGATATCGGGCTCGTCCAACCAAACCACCTGTGGCTGGCCGAAAAAGAGAGCAGATTGTATTCCCTGACCATGGAGGCTGCAAACATATGTCGGAAGAGCTG GGAGTCTTATGCCCAACTGGATGTGAGCTGCGGACTGCGCTGCTGAAACAGGAAAGGACGGTGAAGCCAACTGTGCAGGATCTAACAGACAAAGTGCAGAAGCTAGAGCAGTCCACTTCAACTATATATTCTTATACCCATCTGCTGGATGAGAGGCTagcaaagaaacagaaacaaataCTAG ATAACCAGAATGTAATTTCTCAATACAACAAGGAGGTTGAGGAGCACTACACTTTCATCAAAGATAACCTAGACAACAACATCCCAACTAACCTGCGACTTCTTCGTTCAGTTGTGGATAGTttgcaaaagaaaatacaagagCTGCAAAAAACTGTCACCTCTCAGTTGCAAGACTGTCGCTCTCCCTGTACTGTTTCATGCAATATACCTGTGGTGTCGGGCAAAG AGTGCGAAGACATAATTCGGAAAGGAGGTGAAACATCTGAAATGTATCTCGTCCAACCGGATCCTTTTTTCAAACCATACAGAGTTTATTGCGACATGAAAACAGACAATGGAG GCTGGCTTCTTATTCAAAACCGCCAAGATGGCAGTGTTAACTTTGGAAGAACATGGGATTCCTataaaaaagggtttggaaatgTTGCATCCAGTGGTGGAAAGAACTATTGTGACACCCCTG GTGAATATTGGCTCGGAAATGACAAAATCAGCCAGCTTACCAAAATGGGACCCACTGAGCTTTTAATTGAACTGGAAGACTGGAATGgtgataaggttaaagcacactaTGGAGGATTCAGCATTCAGGGGGAAGCAAACAAGTATCAGCTTTCAGTTAGTAACTACAGGGGCACAGCTGGAAATGCCTTGTTAGAAGGAGCGTCACAGCTGTATGGTGAAAATCGAACAATGACAATCCACAATAGCATGTTCTTCAGCACTTTTGACAGAGACAATGATGGCTG GCCAAATCCAGACCCAAAGAAACAGTGTTCAAAAGAAGACGGTGGTGGTTGGTGGTACAATCGTTGCCATTCCGCCAATCCAAATGGCAGATACTACTGGGGTGGGCATTATACCTCAGAAATGGCAAAACACGGAACAGATGATGGCATAGTATGGATGAATTGGAAAGGGTCCTGGCATTCACTGAAGAAAGCCAGCATGAAGATTAGACCAATCATCCAAGAATAG